The Fortiea contorta PCC 7126 genome has a segment encoding these proteins:
- a CDS encoding XisI protein codes for MDTTAYHRQIVKEIITQYAQLRPSHGNIRLDTVFDENQDRYALMQVGWDRGMRIRGNLIYITLQDSKVWIEYDGMEAGITDDLIYRGILAENIVLAFIPSEDVQLTA; via the coding sequence ATGGATACCACCGCTTACCATCGGCAAATAGTTAAAGAAATTATTACCCAATACGCGCAGTTGCGACCATCACACGGGAATATCAGATTAGATACTGTATTTGACGAAAACCAAGATCGTTATGCTTTAATGCAAGTTGGTTGGGATAGAGGAATGCGGATAAGAGGTAATTTAATTTACATCACATTACAGGATAGCAAAGTCTGGATTGAATATGATGGTATGGAAGCTGGAATTACTGACGATTTAATATATAGAGGTATTTTGGCAGAGAATATTGTTTTAGCTTTTATACCTAGTGAAGATGTGCAATTGACAGCATAA